The Luteolibacter rhizosphaerae region CTCGTAGGGAGGGAAGGTGAACCATGCGAGCTCCACCGTGCCGGTCTCATCCGGTGGCCCTTTGAAGGCGCAGGTTCCCACCACCGACTTATGCTCCGTGAAGCCGAGATAGCCGCACCATGGGGGGGTATTGCCCATCGCCACGGTGCCATTGATCACGTCCATGAGAATTTCGGAAACAGCTTCGTAATTCTTGCAATCGAACTCCATGTCCGGAGTGATCGGGATGAGTTGGGGCGTCATGTGAAGGCCTCTATCATCTCGCGGGAATGCCGCTTGCCAAGTTCCTTCCTTGTCCGGGGCTGCTTCGAGGCGTAGCTCGGGCCCGGCGCGGAACCCCGTGATCTTTCAAGATCTTCGGGATGGCGCGATTTTAAGCGATTTTGATAAACCCTCCGCCCTGAAACCGACGAGTGTAGGGAAACCCATGATACGTCTCGCTTCATTCACCTGCTGTTTTGCGTTTGCCGCCGTCGCGCTTGCGGAGGAAGGCATGGTCAAGGGCGCTCCCGCGAAGGAGGCGGCGGGCCGGATGAAGGTGCCTGCAAATTTTGCGGTGGACCTGATCGCCGCCGAGCCGGACGTGGTGCAGCCGATCGCGATGAGCTTCGATCACCGCGGCCGGATCTGGGTGGCGGAGGGCAT contains the following coding sequences:
- a CDS encoding GNAT family N-acetyltransferase — encoded protein: MTPQLIPITPDMEFDCKNYEAVSEILMDVINGTVAMGNTPPWCGYLGFTEHKSVVGTCAFKGPPDETGTVELAWFTFPPYEGKGYGSWMAGQLVKIAKEAAGVSTLIAHTLPEKSPSTRICEKAGFTFEGAIDHPEDGPVWLWKRSV